The DNA window TCAAAATTGAGGTTTTCAGTTTAGCATATCACTCAGAGTCAACTACTAAGACAATTTCTACACTATATATATAGAAGACTGAGCTAGatgacaatcataactgtgatttTAAAGGGCAGAAAATTACTATGACAGCACCAGTTCTCAGAGTccaccatcaccaaaaaagtgaagcAAAATATAGAAAGAAGACAAAACAAGTAAAATGACtggatatcaaagaaaacatacacacacgcagattcatgaatcagtaggtaaaattGTATGTTGACATTTTCCTTGAAATACCCTCTTACGTGTTTGTATGTATACACGTGCACACACAAGGACAATGGAGATACATATGAAGAAAAGGTATGCTATTATTGACAAAATTTCTCTAATCATTGCTGAAATTATTTctattaaatgttttatttctacAAAACAAGTACATTTCTAAACAACATAACTATTAATGTAACTGCTGTTAAACACATCCATTTGTCCTGAGAAtttggaaaagacatttttatgaTAATTAATCTAAGCATTACAAAGGGAACTACTAAATCtatagaaaattacaaaatataaaataaatactgaGAATAACAACTCAGTGTCAGGCTTCAGACATTCCAGATCCTCTGCTAGAAATGTCATGTGAATGCGAAGAGGAAAAGACACTACCTATCTCCAGGATCCCTGATCACAGAGGCACAGGACCTGTTGCAGTTGTTCAAAAAGCACATGTTGCAGTGGCAGTTAAGGCACTGGTCTTATTTCCTGCCCCAATCTACTGCTATTTAGGGCATACACAaggtatgtatgtatttttacaTACATACCTTATGTATGTCCTAAAATATAAGTTCTTAGAAGACTAAAGATTTTACATGCCTTTGAATGAGTCACACACATAGCTACATTCCACACATATAGTATTAAGAAATGTACAGTACTTCTTAATATAAGAGCTCAAGAACAAAGGAGTTGTTACATGTTCCTTGCCATGACAACACTTGTTATTATTGGTTCTTTAAATCATTTAATCCAAAAGACCCTTCCTTTTGTAACTTACCCCTTTTTCACATACTGATATGCTACATCTCTAAGGCCTGGCCGAAATACTGATATTCTATGCCATGTTGTCTTTTGACTGATGTCAcctaaagaaaaggaaatatttatAATGCTAGCAGACAAAACAAATGCCAGTGGACAATATGCCCAGGAAAATGAAACTCACAACTTTTTAAAAGAACAACAGAATGAGAAAAGATAAACCTTGTCTGGAAGTAGCTTATCTCTATTTAAGATAACTGGCaataaataatttctatttattgatgataaaattaaaaccccAGGCTTTTATACTTACCCATTTGGTATTCTTCACTCTCCCCTGATCGCCACATCTCATTTGTTGCTAAAGAAAATATTGTTACTGGATTTTTCCCTTCTGCCTGTCTCAGGACCGGGTCCTGACCTACTCGCCCAAGTAACTGCACACGATTCAGAgctgaaaaaggaaataaaataagacTGAAAAAACTGCTGTACCCACCTCAAAATCTGTACCTTGAAGTGCTAAGTCCCAATGTGATATATTTGGAGGGGGACCATGGGTCCATGATTTGGTTTAGATAAGGTGATGAAGGGAGCCTCCATGATGGGATTTATGCCCTTATAAGAGGAAAAGACCAGAGTTGCTCACTCTACCATGTGAAAACAGTAAGGAAGCTAACACATCTGCAAGCCAGGAATAAGGCCCTCACCAAGGGGCCAGTAAGGCCCCAACCATACTGGcaccctgatcttggacttctagtctccagaactgtgaaaaataaatgcCTATTGTTTAATCCACCCACTCTGTGATAATTCATTATGTCAGCTGAAGTTGACATTTAAAGAAATCTAAACACCTCAGATTGAGAGAATTATCTAGAAAAGGAACAGTTAAAAATATCATTTCAACTTTAATCTCTGAATTAAGTAAAACCCAAACACTAGCAGTCAACATATTAAGTTAAAGGGACCAATAAAGGAAGACTGGCAGCAGGGGAAAGGGAttgcaaaaaagaagaaaacagaaagaagccccaccaaaaaaaaaattcaaattctttatCTTATGTATAGTACCTTTTTTAAAAGAACTGTCTGTGGAACTAAAACAAATCTGATATTTAAAAACCTTTATTAAAAAGAGGAGTATTTCTGTGAAATAGCATCTTTCACAATTTAAAATAACCTTAGAAGACACAGACAACCAAATATGAGAAATCGTCCAGCAGGATAGTG is part of the Callospermophilus lateralis isolate mCalLat2 chromosome 1, mCalLat2.hap1, whole genome shotgun sequence genome and encodes:
- the Ssbp1 gene encoding single-stranded DNA-binding protein, mitochondrial, whose protein sequence is MFRRPVLQVLHQFVRHESEVASSFVLERSLNRVQLLGRVGQDPVLRQAEGKNPVTIFSLATNEMWRSGESEEYQMGDISQKTTWHRISVFRPGLRDVAYQYVKKGSRIYVEGKIDYGEYMDKNNVRRQATTIIADNIIFLSDQTREKA